The Lysinibacillus pakistanensis genome includes a window with the following:
- a CDS encoding replication-associated recombination protein A produces the protein MHNEPLAYRMRPLSLDEIVGHQEFIGPTTALYKMIQNGHVPSMLLYGEPGIGKTSIANAIAGSSKLPFFALNATRAGKKDVEDIVQEARISGKVLLFLDEIHRFNKLQQDTLLPHVENGSIVLIGATTENPYHDVNPAIRSRCGEIYQLQRLTQENLMELVKKSLADEKRGLGKQHFILTDEQIEQIAGAANGDARKALTLLESIYYASDEVDGQTIAADHIIKHLIGRIGVYGDKKGSHFYNLLSALQKSVRGSDTNAALYYLAHLLETGDLVAVSRRLLVMAYEDIGLAQPDVGAHVLAAVQAAERLGLPEARIPLASVVIEMCLASKSNSAIVAIDAAIASIHEGKTGDIPYHLRDAHYEGAKDLGHVGYQYPHNTPIGTFGGWVNQQYLPNELVGVEFYTPVIAGEEKRMAGIYEKLKSFHHEQK, from the coding sequence TTGCATAACGAACCACTTGCTTACCGAATGCGACCGTTAAGTCTTGATGAAATTGTCGGTCATCAAGAGTTTATTGGTCCTACTACCGCTCTTTATAAAATGATTCAAAATGGGCATGTTCCATCTATGCTATTATACGGTGAGCCCGGTATTGGCAAAACGTCCATTGCAAATGCAATAGCCGGAAGCTCAAAGCTCCCCTTCTTTGCTCTAAATGCTACACGTGCTGGTAAAAAGGACGTTGAGGATATTGTACAGGAAGCAAGAATCTCAGGGAAAGTATTACTTTTTTTAGATGAAATTCATCGATTTAATAAATTACAGCAGGATACTTTGTTACCACATGTTGAAAATGGCTCAATTGTGCTTATTGGGGCAACTACTGAGAATCCGTATCACGATGTTAATCCAGCGATTCGCTCCCGCTGTGGGGAAATCTATCAACTACAACGGCTAACACAGGAAAATCTTATGGAGCTTGTGAAAAAGTCACTTGCTGATGAAAAACGAGGGTTAGGCAAACAGCATTTCATCTTAACAGATGAACAGATTGAACAAATTGCTGGTGCCGCTAATGGAGATGCACGCAAGGCACTAACTTTGCTTGAATCCATTTATTACGCAAGTGATGAGGTAGACGGTCAAACCATTGCGGCAGATCATATAATCAAACATCTTATCGGAAGAATCGGTGTATATGGCGACAAAAAAGGGTCTCATTTTTACAATTTATTATCCGCACTTCAAAAATCTGTACGCGGTAGTGATACCAATGCCGCACTATATTATTTAGCACATTTACTAGAAACCGGTGATCTAGTCGCTGTCAGCAGACGTTTACTTGTTATGGCTTATGAAGATATAGGACTAGCACAACCTGATGTCGGTGCACATGTGCTTGCTGCTGTTCAAGCAGCAGAGCGTTTAGGCTTACCAGAGGCCCGCATCCCCCTTGCCAGTGTTGTAATTGAAATGTGCCTAGCTTCTAAATCTAATTCCGCTATTGTAGCTATTGATGCTGCTATTGCTAGCATCCACGAAGGAAAAACAGGGGATATTCCATATCATTTACGTGATGCTCATTATGAGGGAGCAAAAGATTTAGGACATGTAGGCTATCAATACCCGCACAACACCCCAATTGGTACATTTGGTGGCTGGGTGAATCAGCAGTATTTACCCAACGAACTTGTCGGAGTTGAATTTTATACGCCAGTTATCGCCGGTGAAGAAAAACGAATGGCAGGTATCTACGAAAAGCTTAAATCTTTTCATCATGAACAGAAATAA
- a CDS encoding tRNA threonylcarbamoyladenosine dehydratase has product MLHQFSRNELAIGTEGLEKLKNTTVAILGVGGVGSFAAEACARSGIGRIILVDKDNVDITNVNRQLVAYLSTVGKSKSGVMKERIADINPQCEVIDMHMFYTEETYEEFFAQGIDYVIDASDTVMYKIHIMKECLKRDIPIISSMGAANKMDPTRFQIADISKTHTDPLAKIIRTKLRKEGIHKGVTVVFSDESPIVVRPDVVEHVGKPDAAIRKAKMPPSSNAFVPSVAGLIAASWVVNTILKDVKITRVQG; this is encoded by the coding sequence ATGTTACATCAATTTTCACGTAACGAGCTCGCTATAGGTACAGAGGGTCTCGAGAAATTAAAAAATACAACAGTTGCCATACTTGGAGTAGGTGGTGTTGGGTCATTTGCAGCTGAGGCGTGTGCACGAAGTGGGATTGGGCGCATTATTTTAGTGGACAAGGACAATGTTGATATCACGAATGTAAATCGCCAATTAGTCGCTTATCTTTCGACAGTTGGTAAATCGAAGTCAGGTGTTATGAAAGAGCGAATTGCAGATATTAATCCACAATGTGAAGTGATTGATATGCATATGTTTTACACAGAAGAAACATATGAAGAATTTTTTGCACAAGGCATTGATTATGTGATTGATGCTAGTGATACTGTTATGTATAAAATTCATATTATGAAGGAATGCTTAAAGCGTGACATTCCAATTATTTCAAGTATGGGAGCAGCGAATAAAATGGACCCTACTCGCTTCCAAATTGCAGATATTTCAAAAACTCACACAGATCCATTAGCAAAAATTATTCGTACAAAATTACGCAAGGAAGGTATTCATAAAGGAGTTACAGTGGTATTCTCTGATGAAAGCCCTATTGTAGTTCGACCAGACGTTGTTGAGCATGTTGGGAAGCCAGATGCAGCTATTCGCAAAGCGAAAATGCCACCATCTTCAAATGCGTTTGTACCTTCTGTTGCAGGTTTAATTGCAGCGAGCTGGGTAGTGAATACAATCTTAAAAGATGTAAAAATCACTCGTGTGCAGGGATAA
- a CDS encoding N-acetylglucosamine kinase, with the protein MMYVLAIDGGGTKTSAVLCDEHGNIYAKVVTTRSNPTAMNLRYFESTIHTIMQNLQRQNSQVFSAIHSCYAGMAGVKELYAERTVEEILRQYVPSKAIISVENDAIIALYSGTLGQAGIVQIAGTGAITMGYDLQQTFHRVGGWGYLFDDEGSGYDLGAQALKAIFQGYDGRGRATALTDAILNYFAVANVPQLIECIYGEEHPRTVVAPLSKYVTAMADQGDEVANKILEDACQKHYRAIKSCYKQMIWGTEHVPVVLVGGVFKNEGYFLPKLQQLANADDIPLQFITPLLPPIGGAVIAALKEFNIQPYPSFIETFQKNDEQLSS; encoded by the coding sequence ATGATGTATGTTTTAGCGATAGATGGTGGAGGCACAAAAACATCTGCGGTCCTTTGTGATGAACATGGAAATATTTATGCTAAAGTAGTGACAACTCGTAGTAATCCGACAGCAATGAATCTTCGTTATTTTGAGTCAACAATTCATACGATTATGCAAAACTTACAGCGACAGAACTCTCAAGTATTTTCTGCTATACATAGTTGTTATGCTGGTATGGCTGGGGTAAAGGAGCTTTATGCAGAGAGAACTGTAGAAGAAATATTACGACAATATGTTCCAAGCAAAGCAATTATCTCAGTCGAAAATGATGCAATAATTGCCCTTTATTCAGGAACACTTGGTCAGGCAGGTATTGTTCAAATAGCAGGAACTGGTGCCATAACAATGGGCTACGATCTACAGCAAACTTTTCATCGTGTAGGAGGCTGGGGGTATCTGTTTGATGATGAGGGCAGTGGATATGATTTGGGGGCACAAGCGTTGAAAGCAATTTTTCAAGGCTATGATGGCAGAGGAAGAGCAACAGCTTTAACAGATGCCATACTAAATTATTTTGCTGTAGCTAATGTACCACAATTAATAGAATGTATCTATGGAGAAGAGCATCCACGTACAGTTGTTGCTCCTTTGAGCAAATATGTTACTGCGATGGCTGATCAGGGTGATGAGGTTGCCAATAAAATTTTAGAAGATGCTTGTCAAAAACACTACAGAGCAATTAAATCTTGTTACAAGCAAATGATTTGGGGAACAGAGCATGTCCCTGTTGTCTTAGTAGGAGGAGTATTTAAGAATGAAGGTTATTTTCTACCTAAGTTACAGCAGCTCGCGAATGCTGATGACATTCCATTACAATTTATAACCCCGTTGCTACCACCAATTGGAGGTGCAGTCATTGCAGCTTTGAAGGAATTTAATATCCAGCCTTATCCAAGTTTTATAGAAACCTTTCAAAAAAATGATGAACAACTAAGTAGTTAA